From the bacterium genome, the window TCGTCCACTCTATGGGCGTCGTGCATCTGGAGCCGTTTCCCATCCCGTATCAGCGCCTCGAGTACATTCACTTCCCGTCGGAGGACGAGAGCCAGGGCCGTTTCAGGCGCCAGATGCAGGGGCTGCTCGAGGAGGTGGAGCGTCTCCTGGTTTCCCTGAAACCGCCCCATAAACTCTCCAAAGCCCCCTCCTGGCTTTTTGGTCACCACATCTCCCGACAGGACCTGGAAAGCTGCATCCACCAGGCTGCCGCCGACATCACCCCTGTTTACACGAGGCTCATCGAGCTGCAGGACGAACTGACCATGCTCCAGAGGTACGAGAGGGTCCTTGCAGCTCTCTATCCCCTGCTGGAAGACGCCACCGAGATCGAGAACCTGGAACTCATGGGTATCATCCTCGAAAGAAAGCGGATCGGCATCCTGCCCCTCCTGGAAAAAGAGCTTGGCAGGATCACCTCCGGGCGTTTCCGGATCTTTACGCGCCCCATGGACAAGGATAACGTGGCCGCTATCCTCGCCTACCCGAAGGAGCGGGAAAAGACGGTCCGCACCCTCTTTTCCGAGGAAAGCATCGCGGAGATCCGCCTCCCGATCGGGTACGAGGACAAACCGCTGGCGACAACGCTGAGGCTTCTCATACGTCACCAGAGGGAACTTCCCGAGGAGATCGACGAGCTGGCCGGCCGGATCGACCTGCTTTCCTCCCGCTGGTACGGCACCCTTTCCCGCATCAGGGAGGTGTTAAGGGAACGGCTCGACGAGTTCCAGTCCCTGGCCCTGAGCGCCAGAAGCCGACACACCTTCTTTTTGCGGGGCTGGCTGCCCGAAGACAAGGTGGAAATGATGCTCGGGGTGGTCAAGAGCAACTTCGGTGACGATGTCATGGTGGAGGCGATCCCCGCCCGTTTTCACGAACACGATCGGGTTCCTGTCCAACTTCAAAACGCCCCCTTTGTGCGCGTGTTTGAACCACTGATCCATCTTCTGGCCCTGCCAAAGTACGGCAGCATAGATCCGACCCCTTTCATTGCCTTTTTCTTTCCCCTCTTCTTCGGATTTATCCTGGGGGATATCGCCTACGGTCTTTTGCTTCTGGGCCTGTCGGCGTGGTGCTTCAAAAGGTTCGGTGACCGGCCCCTTGTAAGGAGCCTCAGCGCGGTGTTCATGCTCAGCGGTATCTCCGCGGCCGTTTTCGGCCTCCTTTTCGGAGAGTTTCTGGGGGACCTCGGAGAACACTGGGGCCTGCACCCGCTGCTCATGGACCGGTCCCATCTGATCATGCCCCTCCTGTTTATTTCCATCGGCCTCGGTTGCGGCCACATCATACTTGGGTTTGCCCTCAACATGATCACCTCCATCCGGCAGCGGCAGGTCAAGCACTGGGTGGCCGCCCTGGCCAACATCATCTCCCTTGCCGGGCTCATCGTCATCATCATCTCGGCATCCGGCTACTTGCCGATGGGCGATCATATCGGTATCTTTCTCCTGGTACCGGGGATCGGGCTTCTCATCTTCAGCGAGGGACTCATGGGGCCGCTGGAACTTCTGAAAATCTTCGGGAACGTGCTCTCCTACGCCCGCCTGATGGCCATCGGGGTGGCTTCGGTGGTCCTCGCCCAGGTCGCCAACATGATCGGTCGGACCAGCGAATCCCTCGCCGTGGGGATCGTGATGGCCCTCATCTTCCACACCCTCAACTTCGTCCTGGGCGTGTTCTCACCGACCATTCACTCTCTCCGGCTCCATTATGTGGAGTTCTTCAGCAAGTTCTACCAGCCGGGCGGCAAGCCCTATAGACCGTTCAGGAGACACCGCACCCTATGACGAGACAGATAACCGAAGCGCTCTTCCTGGAACTGGGGGAACTTCTCAACTCCAACCTCGACGAGGTCACGATCCTGCGCACCTTCTGCAACAAGGTCCTGGCCCTGTTTGACGCGGAGAGAGTTTCCATCCTGGCGCTGAATCCGCAAGGTCAGCACCTGACCCTCATCGCCTGGGCAGGGCGGTATCCGGAGGACATGGCCGGTGTCAAGGTCACCGTTGGAGAAGGTGTGTCGGGGTGGGTTGCGGCCACGGGGGAAGCGCTCCTCGTACCCGACGTCAACCAGGATCCCCGGTTCTCGGGCCATGACAAGGACCGGTACAGGACAGGTTCTTTCCTGAGCGTCCCCCTCAAGAGCCGGGGACGGCTGCTCGGAGTCATGAACGTCACCGACACGACCATGAACGAAGGTTTCACAGAGCCGAACCTTCGCACCCTTAAATCCCTCGCATTGCAGGTGGGGATGGGGATGGAGAACCTCCAGCACCGGAGCGTCATCAACTCCAACTACGATGCGACGACAGCCCTGGTCTCGGCGCTCCAGGATCTTCAGTCCCAGGCCGCCGATATCGAGTCCGGACTGGTCCCGGCCGCAGTCAAAACCCTGAACGTCACCCTGGGAGCCCACTCCCACATGATCCTCATCGGTGACATGACCAGTAACAGGGCCTGGGTCGGCAGCCTCGGAACGGAGGGGGGCATCAATATGTCCGTAATGGACTACCGGTCCGGATACTCCCTTTATCAGGCCCTGGCCTCTCTCTCCCTCCATCCGCCCTACAAGGAGAACGACCGCCTGGTCGAGTTCGGGTTCGCCTGGAACGAGGTCATTGACTCGGACCTGCGCCTCTTGCGCAGTCTCCTGCCGCCCAGACACGACCAGTTCGGCCTTTCCCTTTCGGCCATCCCGGACACCAACCCGGACGCGCTGGAGACGTTCCGGTTCCACCAGTCGGTGATCACCCAGTTCGTGGGTCTTCTCCTGGAGGGGATCTTCAACAGGATCCAGATCAAACGCCTCGATCACCTCAAGACCGAGCTGATCTCAACTGTGTCCCACGAACTTAGAACGCCGCTGACCTCCATCCAGGGGTTCTCCGAGCTCCTGCTCCGGAGCAGGGATATCCCTGAAGGGAGTCAACGCTACCTCAACATCATCAACAACGAAAGCATGAGACTCAACCGGCTCATCAACAACTTCCTTGACCTCGCCCGCCTCGAGTCGGGGCAACTCAGCCTCACCAAGGAGCCTTTCGACCCTCTGGAGGTCGTAGAGCACGCCGTCAAGCTCCTGAAACCCCAGGCTGAAAGCGGCAAAGCGATGGTTCGGCTGCACTGCGACCGGAACCTCCACCAACTCATCGCCGACCAGGACAGAGTGGAACAGGCCCTGGTCAACCTTATCGGCAACGCCATCAAGTACGGAGGGAACGGGGTCTGCATCGACATCAATCTCAACGCTTCCGACGGGTACACCATCTTCGAGGTCTCCGACAACGGGCCCGGGATTCCCGAGGAGGAGATTTCCCTGGTTTTCAACCGCTTTTACCGGGGTATGCTCGACACCCAGACCGACGAGGGCAAGGAGGTTAAAGGAACAGGCCTCGGCCTCTCCCTGACCAGGGAGATCGTCGAGCAGCACGGCGGAACCATATCCGTCCAGAGCCGGCCCGGCGAGAGCACCTCCTTCCGATTCTCTTTGCCCAGCCTGGGGCTTATCAGCCCACAGAGGGGGATAACAGCGTGGCATCCCGGGGACGAAAAGTTTTCCAGCGAACTGGCCAACCGCATCGCGGAGGGCAAGGCGGTGGGTGTCCTCACCCTTCATGTGAACCCCGGCTCCGGGGGTAATGAAGAGGAAGCCTACTCGGTGGAGGCCCTCAGCGACATCGAGGAACTCATTGTGGGAACGCTCAACGGCAGGGGGGTTGGAGATGACCTCATCCAGAGCAGGCCCCAGGGGGAGTTTGTCATCCTCACCTACTCCTCCCTGGTTGACCAGTGCGCTGACGACCTTATCGCCTCCTTCAAAAAACGTTTCGGGGACGGTTACGACATTGCCATCGGGGCGGCCATCGCCTCCCAGAGTGACAAACCCAAGCCCGAAAAGCTCATGGCCCTGTCACGGCAGGCCTGTCAATATGTGGAGAGAACCCAGAAGAAAGGGTACCTGAAAAACAGGAGGATGTGAGGATCTATGTCTCAGATCTCATATCTCAAAAAAGTGCGTCGAGTCGCTGCAACCTCGCGCAAATCATAGTTTGAGATCTGAAATCTGAAATCTGAAATCTGAAATTCGCACTGAAAGGGGGCACCATGTCAGAAAACATTCTCATCGCCTTCGCAGCGGCGCTCGCCATCGGGCTCCCTGCCCTTGCCACTGGATGGGCACAGTCCCGCATCGGCTCTGCCGGGGCCGGAGCCCTGGCAGAAAAACCCGAGATCAGCGGAACCATCATCATTCTGCTGGCCATCCCGGAAACCATGGTGATCCTGGGTTTCGTCATCGCCTTCCTTATCCTGGTGATGCTCAAGTGAACGACAGGTCCCGGGACACGTCGGGTTCTGACCGGCTTTTGGAAAGTTTGTGGCAGGACGCGAAACGGGAGGCCGCGCAGAATCTTTCCAGGGCCACGGCCCAGGCTGCGAAACTCCTCGCCGACATCCAGGCCTACCGTGACCGAGAGGTTGCCAGGGCCCACGAAAGGGCTCTGGAGAAGGCTGCCCCGGAGATCGCACGGATCCTCAACAGGGCCCGCGGAGCTGTCGAGAAAAGGACCCTCGATGAAACGTACCGCTTCCTTGATGAATGTCTTGCCCGCGCCCGGATTTTACTGAACGGGAGTGAGGATATATCCGGGGCCGCTCGCGCCGCCTTTGAGCCACTCTTCAGGCAGGCGGCCGTTCATTTCGAAAGCGAACAGGAGGTTCGGATCGTCATTGCGCCGGCCGACCTGGAGATCGCCCGGCGCCTCGTATCCGAGGCGGGGTTCGAGTGCACGATCGCCGAGGAACCAGGCATCCTGGGCGGCGCCAGGATCGAGGCAGCGAACGGCTCTCGCCTGGTGGACAACACCATCGCCGGCCGCCTCGCTGTCCTGGGGGAGTACCCGCCTGTGGAGGTTCTGGGATCGATGTTACCGGGGATCCGATCTATCCCCGACCCGGATGCTGTCGGGGAGGTCAAAGGTTGATGGACTCGCAAAAAGTCCATCAACGCGCCCCGCGCGGGGCGCCCAAATCAATGACCGGCAAAAACAGCCGCACCTGGGAGAGGCGCCCGGATCGAGTGCCAATGGCTGTGTGTTCGATCCGTGAGGGAACCGAAAACCACGCTTTTCGGTTCCCGTTGAGCCAAAGTCTTACCCGGACTTTGGCGATATTACAGCAGTCTCCGTAAGGAAAGGGAAAACGACGCTTTTCCCTTTCCGTGGAGCGAAAAGTCCCGCCTGGACTTTTTGCGAAGTTGACAAACATGAGGTGACCTGGGGGGATCCTGAAGTGACCTGCGAGATCGAATACCTGAACGCCCATATCAGGGGGGGTGCAGGACGTCTCCTGCCGGAGGAAAGCGTCGCGGCCCTGTTCGGGGCGACGACCAGGGCATCCTGGACTGCCGCGCTCAGGGACACACCTTACAGCATCCACCTTGGACCGGTCGCCGGGGACCAGGACAGCCGCTTGTTCTTCCGTGCCGTGGACCAATCCATAGCTCACCGCACACACCGCCTCGGGCATCTGGTCAACGGCCGCCCGGGCCTGGCCCTTTCCGTATGCCTTTCCGAATGGGACCTTTCGAACCTGCTGGGCATCGTCAGCGGTATCTGCAACAGCGCCCAACCTGCCCAGATAATCCCCGCGACCGTTGCCGGCGGGCTCCTGGGGCCCGATCAGATGGAAACCCTCTCCCACTGCAGGACTCTCCCGCAGGCCGCTGACTTCCTCAGGTTGTGGCGGTTCCCCAAACAGGCCCTCGTTCATGAGGTCTTTTTCGGGTTCCAGGACATGTCCCTGCCGCAGATCCGTCTGGAACTGTCCAGACGATGGCACGGGCAACTGCTGAAAGATGCCAGGCAGGCAGGCTTTCGGGCCCTCATCCGTCTCATGTCCGAACGGATCGATCAGATCAACATCATGACAGCCCTTATGTGGAGGGTCCTTCCCTCTGACCGGGACCCCGTGGAGTTCTTCCTCGAAGGCGGCAGTGCAGTGGATCTTCGAACCTTTCGAAAAGCCCTCGCGGCCCCGGACATCCTGGAGGCCATCTCGGCCCTGACGGCTGGACGTCTGCGCAGCGTGCTCCAGGCCGCGGCGGTCATCGGTCCGGATGGTGAAGAGCGGATCTCAGCTCTTCACCAGGCCCTCGAAAACGAGCTGACTCACCGGTACAGCCGGCCGCTGGTCAGGGACCCTCTGGGCATAGAACTCATGATCAGCTTCCTGCTGCGGCTGCGCCGCGAGGGGATCAGGATCAAACTTTCCCTGACCCGCCTCATATACGACATACCCAGGGACATTTTCCTGGAGATGACCGGCTATGTCTGAAGTCCTGGTGGTAGGACAGCCGGAGATCGTTGAGGGGTTCGGCCTGACCGGGGCCCGGTTCGAAGCCGTGACCGACCCTGACCGCGTCGAGTGGCTGGTGACCGAACTCATGCGCAACCGCGACACGGGGATCGTTATTATCACCGAAGACCTTTACAATCAGATCCCGGAGAAGTTGCGGGTCAAGGCCGAAGCCAGCGCCCGCCCACTGTTCATCACTCTCCCCCGCCCTGTCGGTCGGGAACTTTGGGACGAAAGGGAGGATCTCATTTCGAGGATCATCCGCCGGGCTATCGGGTACCGGTTGAAGATCAGGAGATGATACAGATATCAGTAACCAGTAGGCAGTAGTCTGACCTCTGGCTACTGACCTCTGGCTACTTGAAGAAAGGTGTCTTCCATGGCTGAGGGAGGGACAATCTACCGCATCTCCGGGTCCACCGTCGAGGCGGCGGGGCTCCTATGCGCCAGGATGTACGACGTGACGCGAGTTGGCGGCCCCGGAATCATGGGAGAGGTCATCCGCATCCACCACGACCTGACCACCATCCAGGTCTACGAGGACACGTCGGGCCTGTCGGTGGGCGAACCGGTGATCTGCGCGGGCCACCCTCTCACAGTGGAACTGGGACCGGGCCTTCTCGGACAGGTTTTCGACGGGATCCAGAGGCCGCTCCTCTCACTGAAAGAGGTTGAGGGAGATTTCATCCTGCGGGGTACCGACGTCCGTTCCCTGGACACGGAGCGGGAATGGGAGTTCACCGCCGTGGTGAGCGAGGGGCAGGAGGTCACCGGGGGAGACGTTCTTGGTACCGTGCCCGAGGGCGGCCGCATCGTTCACCGGATCATGGTGCCGCCGGACGTGGCGGGCCGGGTCCGGGAAGCGCGTTCGGGAACCTTCCGGGTGGACGACACGGTGGTCCGCCTGGACACAGGTTCCGATGGCATGCTGGATCTGTCCCTTGTACAGCGCTGGCCGGTACGAATCCCCCGACCGTGCGTCACCAAGATCGCACCCGACCGTCCCTTCCTCACGGGGCAGAGGGTTCTCGACACCCTTTTCCCCATCGCCCTTGGCGGAACCGCCATCGTCCCGGGCGGGTTCGGAACGGGTAAAACCGTCGTTGAGCAGACCCTCGCCAAGCACGCTGACGCGGACGTGATCATCTATATCGGATGCGGCGAGCGGGGCAACGAGATGACCGAAGTCCTCACGGAGTTCCCCAAGCTTGAGGACCCCCAGACGGGCCGTTCCCTCATGGAGAGGACGGTCCTCGTGGTCAACACCTCCAACATGCCCGTGGCGGCAAGGGAGGCGTCCATATACACCGGGATCACCATGGCCGAATACTTCCGGGACATGGGTTACCACGTGGCTCTCATGGCCGATTCCACCTCCCGATGGGCCGAGGCGCTGCGTGAGATATCCAGCCGCCTCGAAGAGATGCCCGGCGAGGAGGGTTACCCGACCTACATGGGGACGCGGCTGGCCGGTTTTTACGAAAGGGCCGGGCACGTCCGG encodes:
- a CDS encoding V-type ATP synthase subunit F — encoded protein: MSEVLVVGQPEIVEGFGLTGARFEAVTDPDRVEWLVTELMRNRDTGIVIITEDLYNQIPEKLRVKAEASARPLFITLPRPVGRELWDEREDLISRIIRRAIGYRLKIRR
- a CDS encoding V-type ATP synthase subunit E, producing MNDRSRDTSGSDRLLESLWQDAKREAAQNLSRATAQAAKLLADIQAYRDREVARAHERALEKAAPEIARILNRARGAVEKRTLDETYRFLDECLARARILLNGSEDISGAARAAFEPLFRQAAVHFESEQEVRIVIAPADLEIARRLVSEAGFECTIAEEPGILGGARIEAANGSRLVDNTIAGRLAVLGEYPPVEVLGSMLPGIRSIPDPDAVGEVKG
- a CDS encoding GAF domain-containing sensor histidine kinase → MTRQITEALFLELGELLNSNLDEVTILRTFCNKVLALFDAERVSILALNPQGQHLTLIAWAGRYPEDMAGVKVTVGEGVSGWVAATGEALLVPDVNQDPRFSGHDKDRYRTGSFLSVPLKSRGRLLGVMNVTDTTMNEGFTEPNLRTLKSLALQVGMGMENLQHRSVINSNYDATTALVSALQDLQSQAADIESGLVPAAVKTLNVTLGAHSHMILIGDMTSNRAWVGSLGTEGGINMSVMDYRSGYSLYQALASLSLHPPYKENDRLVEFGFAWNEVIDSDLRLLRSLLPPRHDQFGLSLSAIPDTNPDALETFRFHQSVITQFVGLLLEGIFNRIQIKRLDHLKTELISTVSHELRTPLTSIQGFSELLLRSRDIPEGSQRYLNIINNESMRLNRLINNFLDLARLESGQLSLTKEPFDPLEVVEHAVKLLKPQAESGKAMVRLHCDRNLHQLIADQDRVEQALVNLIGNAIKYGGNGVCIDINLNASDGYTIFEVSDNGPGIPEEEISLVFNRFYRGMLDTQTDEGKEVKGTGLGLSLTREIVEQHGGTISVQSRPGESTSFRFSLPSLGLISPQRGITAWHPGDEKFSSELANRIAEGKAVGVLTLHVNPGSGGNEEEAYSVEALSDIEELIVGTLNGRGVGDDLIQSRPQGEFVILTYSSLVDQCADDLIASFKKRFGDGYDIAIGAAIASQSDKPKPEKLMALSRQACQYVERTQKKGYLKNRRM
- a CDS encoding V-type ATPase 116kDa subunit family protein translates to MITPMVKITFMGPKRHLMGILDLVHSMGVVHLEPFPIPYQRLEYIHFPSEDESQGRFRRQMQGLLEEVERLLVSLKPPHKLSKAPSWLFGHHISRQDLESCIHQAAADITPVYTRLIELQDELTMLQRYERVLAALYPLLEDATEIENLELMGIILERKRIGILPLLEKELGRITSGRFRIFTRPMDKDNVAAILAYPKEREKTVRTLFSEESIAEIRLPIGYEDKPLATTLRLLIRHQRELPEEIDELAGRIDLLSSRWYGTLSRIREVLRERLDEFQSLALSARSRHTFFLRGWLPEDKVEMMLGVVKSNFGDDVMVEAIPARFHEHDRVPVQLQNAPFVRVFEPLIHLLALPKYGSIDPTPFIAFFFPLFFGFILGDIAYGLLLLGLSAWCFKRFGDRPLVRSLSAVFMLSGISAAVFGLLFGEFLGDLGEHWGLHPLLMDRSHLIMPLLFISIGLGCGHIILGFALNMITSIRQRQVKHWVAALANIISLAGLIVIIISASGYLPMGDHIGIFLLVPGIGLLIFSEGLMGPLELLKIFGNVLSYARLMAIGVASVVLAQVANMIGRTSESLAVGIVMALIFHTLNFVLGVFSPTIHSLRLHYVEFFSKFYQPGGKPYRPFRRHRTL
- a CDS encoding ATPase — encoded protein: MSENILIAFAAALAIGLPALATGWAQSRIGSAGAGALAEKPEISGTIIILLAIPETMVILGFVIAFLILVMLK
- a CDS encoding V-type ATP synthase subunit A, whose translation is MAEGGTIYRISGSTVEAAGLLCARMYDVTRVGGPGIMGEVIRIHHDLTTIQVYEDTSGLSVGEPVICAGHPLTVELGPGLLGQVFDGIQRPLLSLKEVEGDFILRGTDVRSLDTEREWEFTAVVSEGQEVTGGDVLGTVPEGGRIVHRIMVPPDVAGRVREARSGTFRVDDTVVRLDTGSDGMLDLSLVQRWPVRIPRPCVTKIAPDRPFLTGQRVLDTLFPIALGGTAIVPGGFGTGKTVVEQTLAKHADADVIIYIGCGERGNEMTEVLTEFPKLEDPQTGRSLMERTVLVVNTSNMPVAAREASIYTGITMAEYFRDMGYHVALMADSTSRWAEALREISSRLEEMPGEEGYPTYMGTRLAGFYERAGHVRTLGSDEHTGSVTIVSAVSPPGGDFSEPVTQGSMRIAGGLWALDTSLAHRRHYPAISWTRSYSLYGETLAPWFARETFEDWAVQKQRLNRMLEREKEIQEMVQLVGEDAIPDNERVLLLGARLIRENFLRQNAYHPVDASCSLMKQYWMLKAFLDGYETILSALGTEIPLEKLLELTTIVDLARLNEQPDEKFPEASHLILKKLKAEIEELAGEMSRQREKFEQEEKRG
- a CDS encoding V-type ATPase subunit encodes the protein MTCEIEYLNAHIRGGAGRLLPEESVAALFGATTRASWTAALRDTPYSIHLGPVAGDQDSRLFFRAVDQSIAHRTHRLGHLVNGRPGLALSVCLSEWDLSNLLGIVSGICNSAQPAQIIPATVAGGLLGPDQMETLSHCRTLPQAADFLRLWRFPKQALVHEVFFGFQDMSLPQIRLELSRRWHGQLLKDARQAGFRALIRLMSERIDQINIMTALMWRVLPSDRDPVEFFLEGGSAVDLRTFRKALAAPDILEAISALTAGRLRSVLQAAAVIGPDGEERISALHQALENELTHRYSRPLVRDPLGIELMISFLLRLRREGIRIKLSLTRLIYDIPRDIFLEMTGYV